The sequence CACTGAATAACATTTGTTTAGCCATTTTAGTCAAATCCTCCTATTCCTTTTTCTATTTGTATCAATTGTTAAGAACAGCATTAATTTATAACTGCTAAAATATCACTTTCACGTAAGATTAAATATTCTTTTCCTTCATATTTTACTTCAGTTCCAGCATATTTTGAGAAGATGATACGATCGCCAACACTCAATTCTAGTGCAACTCGTTCACCGTTATCGAGTACTCGACCAGTTCCAACAGCGACAACTTTCCCTTCTTGAGGTTTCTCTTTTGCAGTATCTGGTAATACGATACCGCTAGCTGTTTTTTCTTCTGTTTCAACAAGTTCAATTACTACGCGATCTCCTAGTGGTTTTAACACAATAAACAACCTCCTCATATATATTAACTATTTTGTTAGCACTCATTGCTTCCGAGTGCTAATTCCAATTATTATAATAATGAATTGATTAATAATTTGCAAGTGTCAACGATTAAATTTTTACATTTTTTTATAAGATTTATCGAGTTTTCAAAGTTGGAGATAAAAATAATCTTAAAATCTGATAAACTGGATAAGGAATATGTGAGGTGGAAACTTTTGAAGCATAATTATAAAGTCATTATGATTACATATGTTGCCATGCAATTGTTTTTAAGTCTTGGTAGTAAAATTACATATGCTTTATTTCAAGCATTCGGTATGAATGGAACGTATACATGGGCCTACGCTGTTGCTACATGGACAGTAATTAGTTTTATTACTACACTGGTCATTACAATGTATCATTTAAAAGATGAATTTTCGCTTCGAAATAAAAACCATTCATTTTTTATGACAATCGGATGGTCCATTTATGGTGTTCTACTTGCTTTTATCACTCAAAGCATTGCTATTATGATTGAATCCTCTTTTGGAATCAAATCTGGATCAAATAACACAGAAAGTATTTTATCTTTAATTAAAATTGCACCATTCATGATTCTTGTTACAACAATTATAGGTCCGATTCTAGAAGAAATTATTTTTAGAAAAATAATTTTTGGTGCTCTTTATAAAAAGTTAGGCTTTTTTATCTCAGCACTCATTAGCTCAATTCTCTTCTCTGTTGCACATATGGAATTTGAACATGTATTGTTATATAGTGCGATTGGCTTTACATTCAGTTATTTATATGTAAGAACAAATACAATTTTTGTACCCATTTTTGCCCATACATTTATGAATACGTATATTGTTATTGGCCAGCTTATAAGCCAAAATATGGCAAATCTACATTAGTATATCTGTTCCTTGATGATTTATTCATTTTATCTGGAACGTATTAGAAAAGTAAGAAAGCTTTATCCTAGAGAAACTACGGAGAATATCAATCCCCTTACGATAAATATCGTTTCCCTCTATGATAAAGCCTTTGTCCACTTTTTATGGTGATTGTTACGCGCCCCTCACGTTTATCAAACAGCCTATCCTTTAACCATGATTTGCAATGGATGACTCTTCTTCACGAACCCTTTTTCGATAGGCAAATTTTGAAATCCAAATACTAATCTCATACAGTAAAAATAATGGTAGTGTAACCATCATATGGGACAATATATCTGGCGGTGTAATTAATGCTGCTATCACTAATAAAATAAAGTATGCGTATTTTCTTACTTTTGATAAAAATATCGGTGTGATAATCCCTAGTCTTGTTAAGAAAAGAATAATGACTGGTAACTGGAATAGTAATCCAAATGGTAATGTAATTTGAAATAAAAATTGAAAGTACTCGTTAATCCCAATCACTGGGTTTATTTCCATCCGCCCTCCAAGCTGTCCCATAAAACGAATAACAAATGGAAATAAGATAAAATATGAAAAGGAGATTCCAGCTAAAAACAAGATAACGGAAATAGGTATATAGGATAATGTAACCTTTTTTTCTCTCTCATAAAGTCCTGGTGATATAAACGCCCATAATTGATATAGGATAAAAGGCGCTGTTAATACACATGCAATAACAAAAATAAATTGCATGTAAATTTTCAGTGGATCCGTTAATCGAAAAGCATTCAAATCAAGTTTGGCCGCTTCATCTGTATGTTGTAAATAAACAATGAGTGGCTCTGCTAGAAAGAACGAACCAATCATTGTCAACGTGAAAAAGGCGATGACATAAATCAACCTTTTCCGCATTTCAACTAAATGTTCGTATACAGTTAACTCGTTTTTCTCCATCCATCCCCTACCTACTTACTTTCCATATCTTTCTTACTTTCTTCTGCGTCATCTGTTAATCCTTTTGTAGCATCCTTAAATTCTCTCAATGTATTTCCCGCTGCTCTCCCTATTTGGGGTAACTTATTTGGACCAAATATAAGTAAGGCAATAAGTAATA comes from Bacillus andreraoultii and encodes:
- the groES gene encoding co-chaperone GroES, whose product is MLKPLGDRVVIELVETEEKTASGIVLPDTAKEKPQEGKVVAVGTGRVLDNGERVALELSVGDRIIFSKYAGTEVKYEGKEYLILRESDILAVIN
- a CDS encoding CPBP family intramembrane glutamic endopeptidase codes for the protein MKHNYKVIMITYVAMQLFLSLGSKITYALFQAFGMNGTYTWAYAVATWTVISFITTLVITMYHLKDEFSLRNKNHSFFMTIGWSIYGVLLAFITQSIAIMIESSFGIKSGSNNTESILSLIKIAPFMILVTTIIGPILEEIIFRKIIFGALYKKLGFFISALISSILFSVAHMEFEHVLLYSAIGFTFSYLYVRTNTIFVPIFAHTFMNTYIVIGQLISQNMANLH
- the tatC gene encoding twin-arginine translocase subunit TatC; the protein is MEKNELTVYEHLVEMRKRLIYVIAFFTLTMIGSFFLAEPLIVYLQHTDEAAKLDLNAFRLTDPLKIYMQFIFVIACVLTAPFILYQLWAFISPGLYEREKKVTLSYIPISVILFLAGISFSYFILFPFVIRFMGQLGGRMEINPVIGINEYFQFLFQITLPFGLLFQLPVIILFLTRLGIITPIFLSKVRKYAYFILLVIAALITPPDILSHMMVTLPLFLLYEISIWISKFAYRKRVREEESSIANHG
- the tatA gene encoding twin-arginine translocase TatA/TatE family subunit, with product MPMIGPGSLVLILLIALLIFGPNKLPQIGRAAGNTLREFKDATKGLTDDAEESKKDMESK